CGCGGCGCCGGCATCGCGACCGCCGATGATCACTTGGCTGAGGTAGTGCGGGGCATCGTTGAAATTCTTCAACACACGCTCGAACAGCGCCTGACAGGCCAGGGCGGTGAGCGGGGTCTTTTCCGACGGTTTCCAGATCACCGCGTTGCCGCACACCAGCGCCAGGGTGGTGTTCCACGCCCACACGGCCACCGGGAAGTTGAAGGCGCTGATCACGCCGACCACGCCCAGCGGGTGCCAGGTTTCACGCATGTGGTGGCCTGGGCGCTCAGAGGCGATGGTCAAGCCGTAGAGCTGGCGGGACAGGCCGACGGCGAAGTCGCAGATGTCGATCATTTCCTGCACTTCGCCCAGGCCTTCCTGGGTGATCTTGCCGGCTTCCCACGACACCAGTTCGCCGAGATCAGCCTTGTATTCGCGTAGGACGTCGCCGAACTGGCGCACCAGCTCACCGCGACGCGGGGCCGGCACTTTGCGCCAGGCGTCGAATGCATGCTCGGCGCGACTGACCTGTTGCTCCACTTCGGCGGCACCTTCCCACTGCACACTGCCGATACGGCTGCCGTCAATCGGCGAATGCACGGGGTGTTTGCCCGACTGGTACAACGCTGGGTTTACCCCGAGACGATCAAGCAATGCGGCAACCATGGGTCACTCCTTCAATCTGCAAACAGAAAATTCGCGCCGCACGGCGATCCAGACCTTATTTGTAGCTGGCCCAAGACTTGCCAACAAACGACGATTAGGCGAGATATCATTCCGTTTATTCATGCAAAGCATAAAAAGAGGCACGCCGTGCTGAACAAAAGACATTTGCCCTCGATCACCGCCTTGCAGTGCTTCGAAGCCGCTACCCGCCACCTGAGCTTCACCCGCGCCGCGGAGGAGCTGAACCTCACGCAGAGCGCGGTGAGCAAGCAGGTGGCGCAGTTGGAAGAATTACTCCAGCACCTGCTGTTTCGCCGCGTGCGTCGCCGCTTGCAGATGACCCCTGCGGGCGATTTGTACTTGGTGGAAGTGAGAAAAATCCTCACGCAAGTGGAGATGTCCACCCACTACCTGCGCTCCTACGGTGGCGAGACCGAAGTGCTGCGGGTCTCCACGCCCTACACCTTCGGCGCACGTTGGCTGGTGCCGCGCCTCAAGGGCTGGCGGCTGCGCCACCCGCAAATCCACCTGGACCTGTGCAACGAACAGGAGCCGGACGAACTGCTGCAAGGCAAGGCCGACATGGCGTTCTACTTTGGCCAGGGCTCACGCCCCGGTACCGAGACCCTCAAGCTGTTCAGCGAAGAGCTGGTGCCGGTGTGTGCGCCGGAGAGCCTGCCTGCGCGGCCGTTTACGGACCCAACGCAACTGAGCGACCTGGTGCTGCTGCAAAATGCCTCGCGGCCTCAGGGCTGGCATGACTGGTTTGCCAGCCAGGGTTTCCAGACCGAGCACAGCTACCACGGGCCGCGTTTCGATACGTTCTATATGTGCATTCGTGCGGCGCAAGTGGGCTGTGGCGTGGCGCTGCTGCCGCGCTTCCTGGTGGAAGAGGAATTGGCGGACGGAAAGCTGGTGATCCCGTGGCAACATGCGATGCCGAGCCATGATGCGTATTACCTGGCTTACCCTGAGCATTCGGCGGAGGTGCCCAAGGTGCGCGAATTTGTGAAGTGGATGATGGAGCAGGTCTAGATTTATTCGGCCGCACCACCGCCATCGCAGGCAAACCAGCTCCCACATTTGAAATGCATTCCAAGTG
The Pseudomonas poae DNA segment above includes these coding regions:
- a CDS encoding LysR family transcriptional regulator; translated protein: MLNKRHLPSITALQCFEAATRHLSFTRAAEELNLTQSAVSKQVAQLEELLQHLLFRRVRRRLQMTPAGDLYLVEVRKILTQVEMSTHYLRSYGGETEVLRVSTPYTFGARWLVPRLKGWRLRHPQIHLDLCNEQEPDELLQGKADMAFYFGQGSRPGTETLKLFSEELVPVCAPESLPARPFTDPTQLSDLVLLQNASRPQGWHDWFASQGFQTEHSYHGPRFDTFYMCIRAAQVGCGVALLPRFLVEEELADGKLVIPWQHAMPSHDAYYLAYPEHSAEVPKVREFVKWMMEQV